The Burkholderia pyrrocinia genome has a segment encoding these proteins:
- a CDS encoding Nif3-like dinuclear metal center hexameric protein, with translation MDRIELELYLNNTLETARFKDYCPNGLQVEGRRKIEKIATGVTASLAFLEAALEWGADAVLVHHGYFWRNEAPQITGRKYQRLKLLLANDLNLFAFHLPLDAHPEFGNNAQLGEKLGLIGEQRFGDGDLGWMATLPMPVTLEHFVAKVGRTLGRTPLVLGDPDMQLRRIAWCTGAAQSYFDAAIDAGADVFLTGEVSEYVTHTAAESGVAFVAAGHHATERYGIQALGAHLSEEFDLEHLFIDIHNPV, from the coding sequence ATGGATCGGATCGAACTCGAATTGTACTTGAACAATACCCTTGAAACCGCGCGCTTCAAGGACTATTGCCCGAACGGCCTGCAGGTCGAGGGGCGCCGCAAGATCGAGAAGATCGCCACCGGCGTGACGGCGTCGCTCGCGTTCCTCGAAGCGGCGCTCGAATGGGGGGCAGATGCCGTGCTCGTCCATCACGGCTATTTCTGGCGCAACGAGGCCCCGCAGATCACCGGCCGCAAGTACCAGCGCCTGAAGCTGCTGCTCGCGAACGACCTGAACCTGTTCGCGTTCCACCTGCCGCTCGACGCGCATCCCGAATTCGGCAACAACGCGCAGCTCGGCGAGAAGCTCGGGCTGATCGGCGAGCAGCGTTTCGGCGACGGCGACCTCGGCTGGATGGCGACGCTGCCGATGCCTGTCACGCTCGAACACTTCGTCGCGAAGGTCGGGCGCACGCTCGGCCGCACGCCGCTCGTGCTCGGCGATCCGGACATGCAGCTGCGCCGCATCGCGTGGTGCACGGGCGCCGCGCAGAGCTATTTCGACGCGGCGATCGACGCCGGCGCGGACGTGTTCCTGACGGGCGAGGTGTCCGAATACGTGACGCACACGGCCGCCGAAAGCGGTGTCGCGTTCGTTGCGGCAGGGCACCATGCGACCGAACGTTACGGAATCCAGGCACTTGGCGCCCACTTGTCCGAGGAATTCGATCTCGAACACCTTTTTATCGATATCCATAATCCGGTCTGA
- the tatC gene encoding twin-arginine translocase subunit TatC codes for MSDPQQNPGDAPEETFISHLVELRDRIIRAGLAVIVVFLGLVYWAPDIFKLLARPLMENLPKDGKMIVTDVTGSFFVPMKVTMLVALVIALPIVLYQIWAFVAPGLYQHEKKLVVPLVGSSYFLFLCGMAFAYFLVFPTIFRVMAHYNAPLGAEMTTDIDNYLSFVLGMFIAFGVTFEVPIVVVLLVRMGVLTVKKLKEIRPYVIVGAFVVAAVVTPPDVFSQLMLALPLIVLYEAGILAARFVVPKKPAEEGEAGNGEAAR; via the coding sequence CCCGGAAGAAACCTTCATTTCCCATCTCGTCGAGCTCCGCGATCGCATCATTCGCGCGGGGCTGGCCGTGATCGTCGTGTTCCTCGGGCTCGTCTACTGGGCGCCGGACATCTTCAAGCTGCTCGCGCGGCCGCTGATGGAGAACCTGCCGAAGGACGGCAAGATGATCGTCACGGACGTCACGGGCTCGTTCTTCGTGCCGATGAAGGTCACGATGCTCGTCGCGCTCGTGATCGCGCTGCCGATCGTGCTGTACCAGATCTGGGCGTTCGTCGCGCCGGGGCTGTACCAGCACGAGAAGAAGCTCGTCGTGCCGCTCGTCGGCAGCAGCTACTTCCTGTTCCTGTGCGGGATGGCGTTCGCGTATTTCCTCGTGTTCCCGACGATCTTCCGCGTGATGGCGCACTACAACGCGCCGCTCGGCGCCGAGATGACGACCGACATCGACAACTACCTGAGCTTCGTGCTCGGGATGTTCATCGCGTTCGGGGTCACGTTCGAGGTGCCGATCGTCGTCGTGCTGCTCGTCCGGATGGGCGTGCTGACGGTGAAGAAGCTGAAGGAGATCCGGCCGTACGTGATCGTCGGCGCGTTCGTCGTCGCGGCGGTCGTCACGCCGCCGGACGTGTTCTCGCAACTGATGCTCGCGCTGCCGCTGATCGTGCTGTACGAGGCCGGGATCCTGGCCGCGCGGTTCGTCGTACCGAAGAAGCCGGCCGAAGAGGGCGAGGCGGGGAACGGCGAAGCCGCGAGGTGA
- a CDS encoding Do family serine endopeptidase produces the protein MLRRFWLFFAQAVTVLLALMFIVVTLKPQWLQRQGQLGKQLATPIVALREVAPGIGGAPATTSYAEAAQKAMPAVVNVFSSKDGSLPPDPRAKDPLFRYFFGDRNARKQQDEPAANLGSGVIVSPEGYILTNQHVVDGADQIEVALADGRTATAKVIGSDPETDLAVLKINMTNLPTITLGRSDQSRVGDVVLAIGNPFGVGQTVTMGIISALGRNHLGINTFENFIQTDAPINPGNSGGALVDVNGNLLGINTAIYSRSGGSLGIGFAIPVSTARTVLESIITTGSVTRGWIGVEPQDVTPEIAESFGLQQKSGAIVAGVLQGGPADKAGIKPGDILVTVNGEDITDTTKLLNVVAQIKPGTPTKVHVVRKGKEFDVNVVIGKRPPPPKQTLDEQDSDTE, from the coding sequence ATGCTTAGACGCTTCTGGCTGTTCTTCGCGCAGGCGGTTACCGTGCTGCTCGCGCTGATGTTCATTGTCGTGACGCTCAAGCCGCAATGGCTGCAACGGCAAGGACAGCTCGGCAAGCAGCTCGCCACGCCGATCGTTGCGCTGCGGGAAGTCGCGCCTGGCATCGGCGGCGCGCCGGCGACCACGTCGTACGCCGAAGCCGCGCAGAAGGCAATGCCGGCCGTCGTCAACGTATTCTCCAGCAAGGACGGCTCGCTGCCGCCCGACCCGCGTGCGAAAGATCCGCTGTTCCGCTACTTCTTCGGCGACCGCAACGCCCGCAAGCAGCAGGACGAGCCGGCAGCCAACCTTGGCTCGGGCGTTATCGTGAGCCCTGAAGGTTACATTCTAACGAACCAGCACGTCGTGGACGGCGCCGACCAGATCGAGGTCGCGCTCGCCGACGGGCGCACGGCCACCGCGAAGGTGATCGGCAGCGATCCCGAGACCGACCTCGCCGTGCTGAAGATCAACATGACGAACCTGCCGACGATCACGCTCGGCCGCTCCGACCAGTCGCGGGTCGGCGACGTCGTGCTCGCGATCGGCAACCCGTTCGGCGTCGGCCAGACGGTCACGATGGGGATCATCAGCGCGCTCGGCCGCAACCACCTCGGCATCAACACGTTCGAGAACTTCATCCAGACCGACGCGCCGATCAACCCCGGCAACTCGGGCGGCGCGCTGGTCGACGTGAACGGCAACCTGCTCGGCATCAACACGGCGATCTACTCGCGCTCGGGCGGCTCGCTCGGCATCGGCTTCGCGATTCCGGTATCGACCGCGCGCACCGTGCTCGAAAGCATCATCACGACGGGCTCGGTCACGCGCGGCTGGATCGGCGTCGAGCCGCAGGACGTCACGCCGGAAATCGCCGAGTCGTTCGGGCTCCAGCAGAAATCCGGCGCGATCGTCGCGGGCGTGCTGCAGGGCGGCCCGGCCGACAAGGCCGGCATCAAGCCGGGCGACATCCTGGTCACCGTCAACGGCGAGGACATCACCGATACGACGAAGCTGCTGAACGTCGTCGCGCAGATCAAGCCGGGCACGCCGACCAAGGTGCACGTCGTGCGCAAGGGCAAGGAGTTCGACGTGAACGTCGTGATCGGCAAGCGCCCGCCGCCGCCGAAGCAGACGCTCGACGAACAGGACAGCGATACCGAATGA
- the petA gene encoding ubiquinol-cytochrome c reductase iron-sulfur subunit codes for MRDKEEKRVDSGRRTWLIATSVAGGVGGVATVIPFAASLAPSAKAKAAGAPVEVDISGLKPGEMVTVPWRGKPVWILNRTESMLADVVKADKEVADPTSKTPYSMPLPAYCANEYRSRTDRKNILVVMAVCTHLGCTPSQRFTPGPQPNLPDDWPGGFLCPCHGSTYDLAGRVFKNKPAPQNLDIPPYMFTSATTLVIGKDEKGEA; via the coding sequence ATGCGAGACAAGGAAGAGAAACGCGTCGACAGCGGCCGCCGTACCTGGCTGATTGCGACATCCGTAGCAGGTGGCGTGGGAGGCGTAGCCACTGTCATACCTTTCGCGGCGTCGCTTGCGCCGTCCGCGAAAGCGAAAGCGGCCGGTGCACCGGTCGAGGTCGACATCAGCGGCCTGAAACCCGGCGAGATGGTCACCGTGCCGTGGCGCGGCAAACCCGTCTGGATCCTGAATCGCACCGAATCGATGCTGGCCGACGTGGTCAAGGCCGACAAGGAGGTGGCCGATCCGACCTCGAAGACCCCGTATTCGATGCCGTTGCCCGCGTATTGCGCCAACGAATATCGCTCGCGGACCGATCGCAAGAACATTCTCGTCGTGATGGCCGTGTGTACGCACCTCGGCTGCACGCCTAGCCAACGCTTCACGCCGGGTCCGCAGCCGAACCTGCCGGACGACTGGCCGGGCGGTTTCCTGTGCCCGTGCCACGGTTCGACCTACGACCTCGCCGGCCGTGTGTTCAAGAACAAACCGGCGCCTCAGAATCTCGACATCCCGCCCTACATGTTCACGTCGGCGACGACCCTCGTGATCGGCAAGGACGAGAAAGGAGAAGCGTGA